The sequence below is a genomic window from Ctenopharyngodon idella isolate HZGC_01 chromosome 11, HZGC01, whole genome shotgun sequence.
taaaaatcaaatgaaagaaaatctCAAAAGATCCTGAAAGAAttgtttatgattttattctAACAAAATAGTAACTAAGGAttgaaaaatgtgcttttctaATGTTGCTTTAATGACaggcaggtaaacaaataaaatatttcatcttttttagtaagtgtttttatcatgattttataattatttatttgaattgacATTTTTAGTAACTTTAAATTTTGAAATTCTCAATAATGCTGTTATAGTCGTTACTGCGTTAAAACTGGTAAATTACtgctatttatatatatatatatatatatatctccatatctttaattattttttatttaatttttagtcattttattcaattaaaattgttcatttcaaggcaacatttctcagttctgcttcagttcagtgttgatggTCTGATGTTTAATCTCAGGGTCAAGGTCAGGGTCAAAGGGTGTCGGTGGGTCACCTGGTTGAGCTGGTCACCGGGTGGGACGGCCAGGCTAAATCATCGTCGCTGTCGTAGCGTCTGGGATTGTCGAAGAAGTACGGCCTGTTTGAGAAGACGTGGCTGGGAATGGCAGAGCCGATCTGGAAGCAACAGATCACACTTAGACTGGGACCCGCAGAGGAAGAGTGTTCCTCGTGTCGCTCCACTCACCCGCTCCTGCGCCGGTCTGCGCACCCGGAAGAAGAACACCACCAGAGACGTGGGCAGCAGCTCCCAGACGAACAGAATCACTCCGAACACCACGTACCCGGCGTCGCCCAGACTGGAGCGCAGGTCCGCCTGCAGAAGCACAGACAAGAGCGGCTCGACGTCTGCGTGAACACGCGTGATCGGGACAGACGACCGGCACCCACCTGATCCGACACGTTGTACCAGTCGTAGTCGAAGGAGTTTATGGTCTGGATGTCAGTGAGAGCCAGAACCACCAGATTATAACAGGCCCGCGACGCGTACAGGAAGATCACCGTGAGGCCGATCAGGGTCACCTGACACACCGACGTGCCCTGAGACACACAGGAAACACATGACATGagattattcatttatttccgCTTTTTCTTGAAGTCCCTCTAAGATTTTAAGGTAATATTTCAGTGATCTATCAATGTCGgctaatggtcacatgacatttcATATAGCTTTAGTacgtgttttattttacatcatttatttattttaattttacattatgattgaatacatttttattaagtgttttaattttaatttaattttaaattattacaatatttatgtagttttattttacatttttattttttagtttatttttttgtatttttagaaatttgtattttaaaaatatttattttaaatacatttttatgatttaatgttttttttattgtttttattttaaaatgaacatttgaattttaagttttttatgatttaatatttttagtgtgttttatttttattttttaaattattttaatttgacatttttatgatttaattaactatatttgttttaattaatattttaataagtattttatttttatattttttaattttacatttttatgatcttaattaatttttagtaagtgttttattttgattattttattttacaaattattttgcaattttacatctttatgatttaatattttaaagtgtttttaaattatttttacattttaagatttaataaatttttagtaagtgtttattttaaaattatttcatttaaaaatttaattttacatctttatttaatcattttattttgcttttttattattttaatttttttatgatttaattaatttttttcattttgattgttttaatttttcttttataatgtCATTAGTTATTATGTTTTCATGGACTAACGAACCCTGATAATGTCCCACAGGAAGTCTGATTCTGTCTGGTGTCTGTGATCTTGCCTTGGACTCCAGGTAGATGCTGGCCAGGGACATCTTGGCCACCTTGTAGAGGCAGACAGCCAGCGAGACGGCGCAGAGGACGAAGAGCGAGTCGTTGATGGTGACGCGCACTAGGACGATGGTCTTGACCTGCGCGTCGGTCATCTTCACCAGCAGCGCACAAGTCAGGTTGACCAGCAGGAACAGCAGACTCACGCCGACGAACAGCAGATACAGAGGAAACCTGCAGAAGACCAGATACAGTGAtgaagatgaggaggaggaggacagaCGAGAACATCAGTGTAAGAACTCACTTATATTTCAGCAGGTGAGGAGAGAACTTCGACTTCGCCTTGAAGAAAACCTGCAAAACAAGCCAGATTCATGAGCAGAGCTTCAGGTCGCTTTAATACTTTCagttttcatgttcattttagttgttttcattatgtgcttttgtcattttttattagcttattgtttttttaatattgctattaatgtttaatagataaatatatatataaaacgtataatcacattaataaaagtttcaatattgcaatatttcaaCACATTTGCAAATTCCTGGTTAatagtcacatgacatgcaggtcaacaaataaaatattttgtctttttttagtatgttatttatttttatactttttattttaatttgacattttcatgATTTCATTACTTTCTagtaatttaaaattttgttgAAAAGGTTCATTGATTATCTCGTATGAATCATCATTAATCAGGTTTCTGATCTCTGACGTCTGTCCGCTTTAATTCTGCTCTGAACAGATTCAGCAGCATCTTCAGCGTCTGCTGCtccgtcatcatcatcatcatcgtcgtCACATGACGCAGGTTCAGTCTCATGTAGGTCACACATGCAGGAACACGTGCAGCTCCTGCTCCACATGAGTACAGTAGATTTCAGTTCAATATCATATAATGTTCATTACGACTCGTATTTTATAGAAATAACGTCTTACTAGAGGACAGGATCACATGATGATTGAGAGAACACTGCATCACATCAGCTGTCAATCACGTGTGAAACAGCAGTGGGACTAGAGCTCTAGATGACTGAAAATCTCAGAAGAttcctttaaattattttagattGCATAATAGTattcacattttacatttcGTTTGTTTTTGtctaaaaattatttacattttacattatgatttaattcatttttagttttttattttgattgttttaattaaaaaatatttacattatacattatgatttaatttatttattttcaatccAATtcaattttgattgtttttatttaaaaaaatatttatgtagttttattttagttatgatttaatttaatcttagtgttttattttgattgtttttattttaaaaatgatgtaGTTTTACTTTacgtatttattaatttttaatttaattaagtttttttaattatgtagttttattttacgtttttatgatttaattttttgttttttatttaaaattatttacattttactttatgatttaattaattttagtgatttttttattattatttaaaaattatttatgtgttcattttatatttttatgatttattttttagtgttttattttgattgtttttatttttaaatttttaacattgattaaataattttacataaagtttttacatttttttatgattttattaattcGTTTTTCCTTTAACCTTTTGGctgcaataaaatatattattatatattttaaaagatgtattattattatatattgaagtatattatatattaatatatattaaagcatatttaattcaggatttttctcttgcatattttgtaatgtttattataaCTCTACTCGTATAGAAACCAGTGAATCACATCAGTATCTCTAGCTCCAGAAATGAAGCTGATGAGGATCAGGTGTTCGTCTCTGAAGCGTGTGATGTGGAGTGTGGCGTCTGGACCTGACCTGAGCGCAGTACAGGTTCATCAGGCTGAGCGTGAAGAACTGCAGGCAGACGGGGAAGCAGTAGAGCAGCCAGAAGCAGAAGGGTCCGAGCGCGTTGGCCGTCACGCAGTCCCTGAAGTAGAAGGAGAAGAGCAGCGCGCGCAGAGCCGCCCACAGCAGACACAGGAACAGGAACGCCGTCTGGTAGCTGAAGCGCTTGTGCCGGTAGCGCAGCACCAGCCACAGCTGAGCGTAGATGAAGGCGAACAGGACGGAGTAGAAGACGGTGTAGGCGAGCGTCAGGCCCAGCTTGACGTAGGGAGGGATGGCGGGGCTGAGAGTCGGAGGAGACAGAGAGGCGTTCGCTCCCTGCTGACGCTCCATCGCGGATGATCCTGCTGTCAGCGGCTCCGTCCTTCTGTCTCCATCCAGCCTCGGGGAATCAGCGGCTGCAGTCGTGAGGAGAGCCTGCAGAAGAGACGGAGCATGTGACCGGGATGCGGGGAATCTGATTGGCTCTGTGGtgtgaggagagagagaggggtggAATTCATTTCCTTCCTCAGGTTCATCTCTTATTAGGAAAAGGATGTAAATGAcacgtttatttaaatgatttgttaatacaaaaaaaaaatacaaaaataattataggaccattaagatttgcattgtgacaatttcatgacaattaagcaaaTTCTTCATTTAATtcttgaggggaaaaaatataCATCTTAATTGtcctaaaatcaaaacaaaatataatttaatttttacttgttttgtgGAGAAATATTGCccattcttttgttttctctcaCAGTGATGCTGCATGATTGTGTAATAATGTGATTGGTTCAGTAATGTCACACGTCACCAGCAGAGGGCGATAATTAAACACAATGTGACTACAAACCTTCAGAGAAGCTGAAGAACAGAAGTTATGATGTGTGATCAGATCAATAACTCCTGGTAAAGGTCAAAGGTTAGAGCAGTTATGGCTGCTAAAAGCTGTTGAACACTAGTTGTTGTGACTAAACAGGACATTCCTATACTTTTCTGCAGATGTGTAGTGAGATCCAGCTAACACAAATATGTGCTAAGAATGTTTggctaacgttcccattaagttataagaacattatttctgaatgtttcttaaatgttttaaaaacgtttttttctaggttatgtgaacgttaagggaacatttcattttataattcttcaaacattatgggaacgttacttgaatgttctctgaacattctgaaacaagtaccaacgtttaaaaaacgttagatGAACGTACAACTAAAACGctccatgaacgatgtataaatattaaatgttttttgtactaacgttttgacaacattattaaagaccagacaACTTTGTATGAACGTTCTATCAACGTTACGGGAAGAACGCTTGTTcgtaactttgagagaaccctGACAcaacgttctgagaatgttccctgttagctggatTCATTCTGAAGGTAAATTTAAGATGAAATAATGGTCTGACTGTGGGAAAGGCTCAGAAACTGAGAATagttatttaataatttcagGTTGTGAAGTGAGGATTGATCTTGTGTCACTCTAAGTGCCCTCAGAAGTGCACTGACTCCCACAGGCTCCAGGCTGAGGCGGTTCACATCTGGACAGGGGTGGGGTGGACAGAgcttttgtgtttttacaaaaaatggtTTAGAAAAGCAGTGAACTCCAACACAAATATTATGGCGGAGTAGCCtcccacatgaaaaaatactatagtaatttatagtaaatactatagcgtttttgaaccatactatagtaaagtactttaattaatttgttgtggtaattctatagttgctgtgtaatataacaactatagtaatataaacaaattagtttACCCAATACTATAAGTTTTCTACAACAACatggtatattatactacaatacactacagtttactgtagcattcattaacaaagtgttgtaaatactacaatttactataatgtggttcaaaaacactatagtattttataatttaaaaagttttttttttttcgcattgCATTCCAGTCTTCGATTAATCAACTGTTAGACATTTAGACAGAAcacttgcatttatttgttatgtagttgtgaaatataaattcataaagTGATAAATGACGTATTAATGTCCGATTTTCGTAACAAAATCGCTCCCTCAGGCAGCGcgctgttgctatggttaccccTCAGACGACCGCTACTTTCGCGCCAAATGAAAAACGTAGAAAATGTCCCTTATATGTCGAATTAAACCCCTTTATTATGGTTACTCGATTAAATAAAGTACGTATTTTAACAACAGTAGGCTATTTCTGGTCGCCTGGCGTTCCTATACACAGCCTTCGATTTTCGTAACCGAttgctgttgctatggttaAATACGTGCTCTGACACACTTGTACATTTTCTGAGGACATTATGTGAAGAATTAAATGACTTTAGTGTGGGTACTTAAGAGCACCCCCACCTTACCTTTTGTTTGCCGTCCTCAGGGGGGGTCAAATCTCCCAGTAATGTAAATGATTCCTCCACCTCCTCCATGAACCCGCCCTCCATATGAACTCCTCTCCGCACCTCTGGAGTTCATCACCGGCACTCCCGACCCGTTACATGGACAATAAACGGAGTTCCTAGAGTTTATAATGGTTCTTGTGTACAGTGTTGGGCTTCTGGCTCTGCTGGTGTCGGTCCAGTGTCTGACCCGGGAGCAGCTCTTCGATTATGGGATACAATTCGGCGACCGGATTTTGGAATCCTCAACTGATTCGGTTAAAGAGCTCGAGCTGGAGCAGACGCTCTTCTTCTTCAAAGGAAAGTTCGATAAAGTTTACGTAAGTGACGCATCTTTTGCTGTTGctcgttatttttatttacattttaatgttaatacactaagaaataatattaataattataacgTGTTTTCCCCTCTAACATTCTCAAggataattaataaattaatttaaataacagaaaaaaattaaataattgttactttttttttattttataaagtttgaAACACGTTcattatttgaatgaatgaagtgAAATCGTACAAATTGTCCACAAGAGGAAACGAGTCATTTCTATGGGAATCGATTTGAAACCGGTTTGATGCTGATTTGCAAAAACACCTTCACTCTTACTGATAAAAGGAGCAGAAATCGAAGTGTTTTCACATCATCTATTGATCTGCAAATTTGTTCTCATCTACAAAACCAgcatattctctctctctcttggtCTCAAAGCTGTGTGTATCTACAGTAAACCCCCCATGGGAAGAAAGGAGTGGAGGGAGAAGTAAATATTTACTCTAGGTGTCTGTCCTGCAGTGATTTCTCTGTAATGTGCTCATTAGTCATGCATGTTTAGGTTCTGTGATCACAGAGTGTTTAACTAAATTCAATCTCCGCCTGTACTTTCATCTGTTGAACCTCATGAACCTCCAGAAGTTTGGTTGATTTTAACAGTTTCATTGTTTATAGTCATCTAACCAGACTGCAGGAGACAATTATCATTCAAACCAATGGACAGTGTGTTTGTTAAGATGTTTCCCAGCTCAGGAAGTGTATTAAGTGTCCAGGAAAGCCTCAAATCTGCCAAAGCAGTTGGTCTTCATATACTAACTGTCTGTGATATCTCACAACTGCCTGTAAGAGTGATATATCCCATACGGCCCGTCCGCTGATATCAGCGAATGAATCCCTTCCTGTGTTTGGAGTGGGAACATCGTTCCTGTTGTTGCAAACGGACTCAAGAACGACTTAATTAGCTCCAGAAAACACTAGCTCTTACAGACAGAAGTCAAGAAGTTCTTTTGTCAACCGTTCAGTAGACAGAAGTGCCATTGTGTGGTTCCATGATGTCTTTGTGGGCTTTAACCCTTGATGAAGTTTTGCCCGAGGCTCCTGAGTGTAGATCTGAGGAGACTTCCTCCTGTCCTGCTGTGCTCCATTCATTTCCAGCAGCATTTACATTCCAGATGGAGCGTCTCCAACAAAGGTTGCCGTGTTACCTGCTTTAAACACAATGAAAACAGCAGGAGTTAATTTAAGTTCAGGATTAGGCCTGTGCTGTGAGTTTACATTGGTCAGTTTGTGATTGGAGTTTcatttttcagttaaaaagtcTTCTGTTGGGCGTTtatgttgagtatcatattacATGCATCacgcttttatggctcatatagtctgAAATAATGAGAATATAGTGTGAATATTTTTCACACACtcaaaaatatgatatttatatggccagaaaataagatgaaattctgataaaatgcatataaatatcaatatctgccaataatatgtcttagtaagatgatatttaaatgcttagttttatgtagttttaaaacatataatataatgcgatacaatgatgattgagagatgaacaaataaacctgatgatcatatttgatactcatgaTTTTTCTGGATAAACCTGCTTCAGTCCAgctgaaatattactaacaatatcaaagttattcttacGTTTACTTGATAAAATCAGAGCTGAAAGACACGAGCTGAAGtttgtacaattatactaaaagactTTTACTTGATAAAACAGTCTAAACTATCGATCAGAAGAACTTTAGGAGAGGTTTATCAGATCATGCTGATCATTTAGAGATCTTAGTAATATCTAACATGATAGGGTTAATTTCCTTTCTCTCTTTGGAATTCCTCGCAGGAATTCGACCACTGCATCAGGCCCAATCTGTTTCTTGTTTCCCGCAGCCTGTTGTCCAGGTGGAGGTTGTGTTTGGAGCTCCTCCGGGTTCTTTGAGATCTCCTGAGGCGATGTGTACCGATCCTCCCGCTGTGAAGCAGCTGCACAGGCCGATGGGGGTCAGTCAGTGGGTCAGCGATTAGATCTGCGGCACAACTCTCATTCTGTGCAGTCCATCTTCCATAAAGCCAAGAGTTCTCATTTCTGTAGCGGTGCGGGACGAGAAGTTTAGAAGCGGATCTTGATTTGACTTATTatccacaacaatatttaaagagACAAGACTTCTGGTTTCTGTTAATTGATTCAATTTCATGACTGAAGATGTTTTAAGTGCTGAAAGTTCTTCCAGGGATCCTGGACTTTTTAATTCGCGCAGCTTTTACAGTCATTTGTGATTTACTGGATAAGGATTTACActagcgttcaaaagtttggggtcggaaagatttgtttttgaaagagtctcttctgctcagcaaggctgcatttatttgatcaaaaatacagtaaaaattctgaaatattattctaatgtaaatcagctgttttctatgtgaatatatagtaaagtgtaatttattcctgtgatcaaagctgaattttcagcatcattactccagtcttcagtgtcacatgatccttcagaaatcattctaatatgatgatttgatgctcaagaaacatttatgattattatcagtgttgaaaaggCTTCCTCATGTGAATGCCGGTTCTTCAAAGAAGGAAAACTGTAGttgattattttaatgcttgtttcatttattttcagtcaTCTTGTAAGTTTAGCCTTCTGGTTGAGcacttagatgtgtgtttaaatCAGTAATCACAGCTATGAGCTGTAGAAACAGTGATGTTTGGCTTATGCTTGAAACATCACTAAATAATAGCAGGTGTTTCGAGGGGAAACTTGTGTAATTTGAGACTTGTGTGAATTATTTTGACCCCAGGAAACACATCGGATCACTTCACAAAACTGCAAATGAGCCAAGAAAAGTATCTAAtgctttaaatgtttgtttcagCTGCGCTTCTCCATTAGGTTCTGTTGCCGTTTCTCCACTAAATCCCTGCGGTTTGCGTTTCTTTAGATCCATCCAACTGCTTAAATCACTCATGCATGCAGCGCTTCAGCTCAAAAGCAGGGTTATCAGggttttctttgtacttttggcATTCTTTGAGGTTCAAGATCCTGAGGATTTTGTAACAGAACTTTTTTATTTGGTTTTCTGTGTGTTAAATTATTGTTGGATCTCTCAGATTTTAGCCCGATGGAAGCAGTAAGAAATTGGACCTCTACTTCTCACAGGTTGTGCAGCTCCCCTGCAGTTTCACTTTAAGAAACTTGTTAAAGAAAAGCTtttacacacacaagcacagacTTTAAGTGGCACAACAGCCTTTCAAGTGTGACGCACTCgactgaaagaggccacagatCACAGAAAACATCACTGCTGGGTTTATGAGGCGTCAGATAAGATGTTGTGTCTGTTCCTGCAGGAAAACATCTAAtcatgtgctgtttttgtcatttttagaaCAGATAGTGATTTAGACTGGGATTTACTGCAAGAACAACTTATATTACAATCACGAGCCATTGATTCTTACTCgtataaataataaagtttatgCTTGCTATTAAAATtgcaacatacaaaaaaaaacattattttttacaattgttTATCAGTATGGCTTGTTTTATACTTTATTAATCCCTTTATTGATGGAAACTGTAATCATGAACATTTTTGTGCCTTAAGTACTTTTATCTTATCTATCTGATAGAACATTTTCGGTGGAGGTTGAGAATTTTCCTTCGTATTAACTTGTGGTGTACCTCAGGGATCAATTTTGGGCCCGCTTTTGTTTTTCGTTGTACTTGCCCCCCTTTAGGTTCAATTTTtcagtatatatttttgtgtgtttttgtattctGCTCACTAGATGTGCATGTCTATAAGATTTTTTACCTTTtcacctctcctcaacaagccaCATGATATGAGGTATTATTCCTTTAAAGTTACGCACAAACGTGTAAAACATCAGGTTAGGGGTTTGTTCGGATCCCTAACATTAGATATGATCAATACTAATAGTCATCCTGTGCATtcagtaaaaaataacaaaGGTTTGTTTGTCAGGATCATAAACTGGCCAgttaatcttgaatcagaatattaAAGCACTCAGGGTGTTGTTTACTTCAAAACTCATTGATTTACCTGTACATGTCAGATAAAAACGTACAGTTTCCAAACTGGTTTCGCCCTACTGTTTCATGACATGTTCTGGACTCTCTGCAGGTCAGCACCAATGGCTTCATATCTATGGCTGAACCCAGCGACGAGTCCGAGTACCTGGGGAAGATGCCGGCCAGTTTTGGCATGATTGCAGCGTTCCTAGGAGATCTGGATACTACCGACGGTGCCGGTTATGTCTATTTCCGCCAGGATAAAAGTCCTGATGTGCTCCAGAGAGCTGCAGATCACATTAGGCAAGCGTTTCCTACTGACGAGGGGATCGAACCCACTCACGCCGTCATCGTCACCTGGGAGAATGTGCTGGGTCAAGGAAGTGACCAAGGAGAAGGATTTGAGTTTGCAGTACGTCTCTGAAATCTGAATGTTTTGCAGTTCCAAAAGTTGGTTAAGAAGTCAGCAGaccaaatggaaaataatttaAGCTGTAAAGCAGAAGACAACAGTGCCGTTATTCGGCTCAGAACACAACATATGCTACATGGACATAATTGATGTTTTGCATGACAAATAATTAACTTTGTTTTTCCTTCCTGAAATGCAAACAGAGAAATACTTTCCAGCTAGTTGTAGCAAACATGGATTCGGCGTCCTACGCCATCCTGCTGTATCCAGAGGAGAAGATGCAGTTCGGTTCCACGCTCATAGATGATGTAGACGTGCACGTAGAGGTTGGGTTCAGTGAAGGCATTGTCCCGGGCTGGTTCGGCTGGTCGAAAACTCAAGGATCTTACTACCGCATCACTGAAGACAGCGAGGATTCGGTCAGCGctctcgcactgtatgacgGTTTATACATAGTTTTCTGTCTCATTAATCATGCATACATATTGTTTTTCTCTGCTGTGCACGACCCCATCAGAAGGTGCATCTTTATTGTGCAATATTAATGTTTGCAACTCCTCTCCAAACCCCCCAGGGAGACAAACTCAGGCCAGCCTGGCGTTTGGGTCTTCGAGATCGGCACGTCTCCGTTGTTCACCTCCATCATGCCTGGACAGATCACGGAGGTCACAGAGGTCACGTCGGAGGAGACTGTGGTCGACACACCCGCTCCTGAGCCGACGAGCATTCAGACCTCGGAGCCTCAGTACGAGCCGCTCACGAGCCGCCCAGAGCCGCTCTCAGAGTCGTCCACCCCTGACGAGTTTCAGTACCGTTATGTGCCGCCGCAGCAGCAGCCTCAGAACCCCGAGGTGCTGATCATCGATGAAGACGAGCTCAGCGTCAACGGTGAGAGAAAAGCTTTGACTATGTTGAGTAAGCCTAATGTTTCATATTAATAtatcttaatgtttttttacagtgttttcttATAATTACGAGACGTGCTCCAGCAACAAGCACAAGTGCTCTGCTTTCGCCGACTGCAAAGATTACACCGACGGATACTGCTGTCACTGCAAACCAGGTTACTATGGCAACGGCAAGGATTGCATCGCTGAAGGTGGGTTGGAACGTTGGA
It includes:
- the gpr137bb gene encoding G protein-coupled receptor 137Ba isoform X1 — protein: MEGGFMEEVEESFTLLGDLTPPEDGKQKALLTTAAADSPRLDGDRRTEPLTAGSSAMERQQGANASLSPPTLSPAIPPYVKLGLTLAYTVFYSVLFAFIYAQLWLVLRYRHKRFSYQTAFLFLCLLWAALRALLFSFYFRDCVTANALGPFCFWLLYCFPVCLQFFTLSLMNLYCAQVFFKAKSKFSPHLLKYKFPLYLLFVGVSLLFLLVNLTCALLVKMTDAQVKTIVLVRVTINDSLFVLCAVSLAVCLYKVAKMSLASIYLESKGTSVCQVTLIGLTVIFLYASRACYNLVVLALTDIQTINSFDYDWYNVSDQADLRSSLGDAGYVVFGVILFVWELLPTSLVVFFFRVRRPAQERIGSAIPSHVFSNRPYFFDNPRRYDSDDDLAWPSHPVTSSTSLSTDWSSSSFLVHLGGDDQRSPLATAALNR
- the gpr137bb gene encoding G protein-coupled receptor 137Ba isoform X2 gives rise to the protein MERQQGANASLSPPTLSPAIPPYVKLGLTLAYTVFYSVLFAFIYAQLWLVLRYRHKRFSYQTAFLFLCLLWAALRALLFSFYFRDCVTANALGPFCFWLLYCFPVCLQFFTLSLMNLYCAQVFFKAKSKFSPHLLKYKFPLYLLFVGVSLLFLLVNLTCALLVKMTDAQVKTIVLVRVTINDSLFVLCAVSLAVCLYKVAKMSLASIYLESKGTSVCQVTLIGLTVIFLYASRACYNLVVLALTDIQTINSFDYDWYNVSDQADLRSSLGDAGYVVFGVILFVWELLPTSLVVFFFRVRRPAQERIGSAIPSHVFSNRPYFFDNPRRYDSDDDLAWPSHPVTSSTSLSTDWSSSSFLVHLGGDDQRSPLATAALNR